In a genomic window of Anas acuta chromosome 9, bAnaAcu1.1, whole genome shotgun sequence:
- the COPS9 gene encoding COP9 signalosome complex subunit 9 — protein sequence MKPAVDEMFPEGAGPYVDLDEAGGSTGLLMDLAANEKAVHADFFNDFEDLFDDDDIQ from the exons ATGAAGCCGGCGGTGGACGAGATGTTCCCTGAGGGCGCCGGGCCCTACGTGGACCTCGACGAG GCAGGGGGAAGCACGGGGCTGCTGATGGACCTGGCGGCCAACGAGAAGGCGGTGCACGCGGACTTCTTCAACG ATTTTGAAGATCTCTTTGATGATGATGACATCCAGTGA